Within the Acinetobacter radioresistens DSM 6976 = NBRC 102413 = CIP 103788 genome, the region GACGCTCACTGGGGGAAATGGCAAAACAGGAGCTTGGATCTTTTGCCGGTGTGATTGTGATGCTGGGTGCACTTGGGGTGATGATTATCATTTTGGCAGTACTGGCACTGGTCGTAGTCAAGGCTTTAACGAATAGCCCTTGGGGGGTATTCAGTATTGCAGCTACTATTCCTATTGCAATTTTCATGGGCATTTACATGCGCTATATACGCCCGGGCAAGATTGCAGAAGTCTCAGTGATTGGTTTCATTCTGATGATGCTAGCCATTGTGTATGGAGGAAATATTGCTGCACATCCATACTGGGGGCCATTTTTTACACTTTCAGGTACACAGTTGACCTGGTGTCTGATTATTTATGGTTTTGTGGCTTCAGTACTCCCAGTATGGCTGTTGCTTGCACCACGTGACTATCTATCGACCTTCTTGAAAATTGGGGTAATTGTCGGGCTGGCTATTGGTATTATTTTTGCCTTGCCAGAACTAAAAATGCCAGCTGTAACACACTTTATTGATGGTACTGGGCCTGTATTTGCCGGTTCGCTCTTTCCATTTCTGTTTATTACTATTGCCTGTGGTGCAATTTCAGGTTTTCACGCGCTCGTTTCTTCAGGTACCACACCAAAGCTGGTTGAAAATGAAGTTCATATCCGCATGATTGGTTATGGCGGTATGTTGATGGAATCTTTTGTTGCAATTATGGCAATGATCTGTGCAACGGTACTGGAACCAGGAGTATATTTTGCAATTAATGCTCCTGCTGCTGTTTTGGGCACAACAGTTGAAAGTGCAGCAGAAGCTGTACGTAATCTGGGCTTTGTTGTGACACCCGAAGCATTAGCACTGCTCGCAAAAGAGGTAGGAGAAACTACGATTTTGTCCCGTACAGGGGGAGCGCCAACATTTGCAATTGGTATGGCTCATATTATTTCCGAAATCTTTAACAGCCGTGCCATGATGTCATTCTGGTATCATTTCGCTATTCTGTTTGAGGCTTTATTCATCCTGACAGCAGTCGATGCCGGTACACGTGCCTGCCGTTTTATGGTACAGGATACAGTAGGTATTGTAATTCCGGCTGTAAAACAGTCTCATAATTTCTTTGGAAACCTGCTGGGGACTGCGGTAGCTGTAGCCGGTTGGGGGTTCTTTGTATATCAGGGCGTTGTCGATCCGCTAGGCGGTATTAACAGCTTGTGGCCATTATTTGGTATTGGTAACCAGATTCTGGCAGCAATGGCACTAATCTTAGGTACAGTCATCCTTTTCAAAATGAAGAAAGAAAAATATGTTTGGGTCACGATTTTGCCTACTATTTTCCTTTTCATCACTGCAATGACAGCAGGCTGGCAAAAAATCTTCCATGAAAATCCGAAAATTGGTTTCTTGGCGCAGGCTAATCGCTTCTCTGATGCAATTGCTCGTAATGAGATACTGGCTCCGGCAAAAAGTATTGCTGAGATGCAGATGATTGTCATGTCGAATCAGATTAATGCCGTCCTCTGCGGTTTCTTTATGATTGTGGCAATTGTGATGGTCATTGCATCTATCCGTGTAGTACGTCGTGCTTTGGCTAGCCCAACACCGACAGTAAATGAAGCACCCGCGGTATATCGTGATGAGACAGCGCCTGTAACTTCGATCAGAGGAGAGTCTTAATGAAATTGAAGCTTGCAAAAAATAGTACGACTGTTCTGGCAAAGATAATCAAGTTTACACTTTTGTCGCAAAAGCATCTGATTTTCTCTCCAAAGAACTGGTCACGTATCGCGACTTTATGGCAACGTTTGCAACAAAGTTTTCGCCTGATGGTAGGGGTGCCTGATTATCAGACTTATTTAGAACACATGAAACAGCACCATCCAGATCTTGAAGCAATGGACGCTAAAACATTTTATCGCCACTGTGTAGATTCACGTTATCCATCGGCAGGTGGAGATTTAAAAAAATGTCCATGTTAGTAATAATTTAGTAACTTAGAAAAACATAAAAACGGTGTATGTTAAATATACACCGTTTTTTTATTCAGGAAGGAAGGGGATGTGGGGAACCAACAGGCTTCAAAAGAATGAAAAAGATCAACAGAATAAAAAACTAGCCAGGCAGATAGGAGAGTATGCCTCACAAATAGACAGCTTTTTACAGCAGATCAATACCATTATTCTGGATAAACCGCAGCAAACCAAATTGGCCTTAAGTTGTTTGCTAGCAGGTGGGCATGTCCTGTTTGAAGACTTGCCCGGATTAGGTAAAACTACTTTATCGAGTGCATTAGCGCATATTGCCGGTTTAAGATTTCAGCGTATACAGTTTACCAATGACATGTTGGCCAGTGATGTAATTGGAATTAATATATTTAATCAGGCTGAACATATTTTTGAGTTTAAACCAGGCCCGGTTTTTACCCAGATTTTACTGGCTGATGAGATTAACCGTTGTAGTCCGAAAACACAGAGTGCCTTGCTGGAGGCTATGGAGGAAGGTTGTGTCACGGTAGACGGTGTCCGACATGCTTTACCTCAGCCATTTTGGGTGATTGCTACACAAAACCCTTTATTCCAGAGTGGAACTTATGCCTTGCCAGAGTCCCAGCTGGACCGTTTTTTAATGCGATTATCCTTGGGCTATCCATCGCGCCAGGCAGAAAGGATTCTGTTACAACAGGACTCGCGTCAGGCATTAATATCAACAATTGAGCATGTCTTTAGCCAGCAGGATATTCTGAATCTTCAACAACTGGCACGTAATATTTATTTAAGTGATGTAGTGCTGGATTATATTCTGGATTTGGCTGAAATGACCCGTAAAGGCCGACATGGGTTATCTACCCGCGGAATATTGGCCTTAAAAAAAGCTACGCAGGCCTATGCTCTATTAGAAAAGCGCAGTTATGCGACTACAGATGATGTACAGGCCGTATTTAATGCTGTGGTTTCTCATCGTCTCGGAACAACTGATGCAGAAAGCTATAAGCTTCTGCAAAGTGTGGCGGTTAGTTAGGAGCACACCATTTGCAGAAACATATCCAAGGCTGGCTTGCCAAGCGTTTCCGGATTGATGGGCAAAGAACCCTCAAGCAGCGGGATATACTGGTCTTTATGTATCAGCAGGGTTACCTGTATTTGGTTCTCATACTGATTACTTTTATTGCCGGCGTTAACTATGCCAATAACCTGATACTGGGTTTCTGCTTTTTAATCAGTGCTGTACTTTGTATCAGTTTTTATCTTGCTTTTAAACAGTTGCATCAACTCAAAATAGAAGTGATCGTGCCTGAAGTCGGCCGGGTAGGCCAAGCCATGCAAATAGAGATTATTTTTTATCAGGAGCGAGAGATTGTACGTTATTTAAACCTGTATTATGCAAAGCAAATCATTCCAGTTCTAGTACAGCATAAACAGCAGCGTTTTCATTTACTGGTGTGGCCAGAAGAACGCGGACCATTACATTTACAGCGCCTACAGATATATTCTACTTATCCTTTCGGATTGGTTCGTGCCTGGACCTATCTTTATCTGGAGCAAATGAGCTGGATTGCTCCCCAGGCTTTAGATTTTAAAGCTGAGAATGCTGCACAAAATGCATTAAAACAGGCACAGGATATGGATGAATTTCAAGAACTACGTGATTTTAAAACGGGTAACTCTTACCATGCGGTGTCATGGAAGCAGGCTGCTCGAGGTCAGGGCCTCTATATCAAGGTATTTGAAAGCTATCCCGAGCAGAATAAGATAGAAATTTGCTATGAGCATATGCCAAGTTCAGAGCATGAGGAAAAACTGAGTTTAATGATGGGGCTGGTAGATCAATGCGAACAGCAACAATGCCCTTATCGTTTGGTTTTACCACAGGACGAGCTGGCCACCGGATCAGGTGAGGCTCAATTTCAGAAAGCACAAAAATTACTGGCGCAGGCTTAACCATGTTAAATCGACCTGTTCATGGCGCCATGCTGCTGGCTCTCGGGCTGATCTGGCTGGCACAACTGGCTTTCACTCCTATAATGAACAGCCTTCTATTTGCTTGTGTAATAATAAGCTTGGCATGGCAATATCATAAAAATCTCCATAAAAAACAATCTAAAATTTTTCAGGTCATTTTTGTTCTATTCAGCTTTGCTGCGATTTACTGGCAGTATCGGAGTTTCATCGGTGTAGAAGCAGGGGTAACACTATTAGCAGTTGGCCTGTATGGTAAAGCTTTAGAGACTCGAACTCGGCGTGAT harbors:
- a CDS encoding carbon starvation CstA family protein; protein product: MESIQTKSSPFSKLIWVIVAIIGAISFGILAVSRGEHVNAVWLVLAAACVYSIAYRFYSLFIANKVFELNARRLTPAYRMTDGLDYVPTNKYVLFGHHFAAIAGAGPLVGPILAAQMGYLPGTIWLLAGVVLAGAVQDFLVLFISTRRDGRSLGEMAKQELGSFAGVIVMLGALGVMIIILAVLALVVVKALTNSPWGVFSIAATIPIAIFMGIYMRYIRPGKIAEVSVIGFILMMLAIVYGGNIAAHPYWGPFFTLSGTQLTWCLIIYGFVASVLPVWLLLAPRDYLSTFLKIGVIVGLAIGIIFALPELKMPAVTHFIDGTGPVFAGSLFPFLFITIACGAISGFHALVSSGTTPKLVENEVHIRMIGYGGMLMESFVAIMAMICATVLEPGVYFAINAPAAVLGTTVESAAEAVRNLGFVVTPEALALLAKEVGETTILSRTGGAPTFAIGMAHIISEIFNSRAMMSFWYHFAILFEALFILTAVDAGTRACRFMVQDTVGIVIPAVKQSHNFFGNLLGTAVAVAGWGFFVYQGVVDPLGGINSLWPLFGIGNQILAAMALILGTVILFKMKKEKYVWVTILPTIFLFITAMTAGWQKIFHENPKIGFLAQANRFSDAIARNEILAPAKSIAEMQMIVMSNQINAVLCGFFMIVAIVMVIASIRVVRRALASPTPTVNEAPAVYRDETAPVTSIRGES
- a CDS encoding DUF58 domain-containing protein; protein product: MQKHIQGWLAKRFRIDGQRTLKQRDILVFMYQQGYLYLVLILITFIAGVNYANNLILGFCFLISAVLCISFYLAFKQLHQLKIEVIVPEVGRVGQAMQIEIIFYQEREIVRYLNLYYAKQIIPVLVQHKQQRFHLLVWPEERGPLHLQRLQIYSTYPFGLVRAWTYLYLEQMSWIAPQALDFKAENAAQNALKQAQDMDEFQELRDFKTGNSYHAVSWKQAARGQGLYIKVFESYPEQNKIEICYEHMPSSEHEEKLSLMMGLVDQCEQQQCPYRLVLPQDELATGSGEAQFQKAQKLLAQA
- a CDS encoding YbdD/YjiX family protein; the protein is MKLKLAKNSTTVLAKIIKFTLLSQKHLIFSPKNWSRIATLWQRLQQSFRLMVGVPDYQTYLEHMKQHHPDLEAMDAKTFYRHCVDSRYPSAGGDLKKCPC
- a CDS encoding AAA family ATPase; this translates as MWGTNRLQKNEKDQQNKKLARQIGEYASQIDSFLQQINTIILDKPQQTKLALSCLLAGGHVLFEDLPGLGKTTLSSALAHIAGLRFQRIQFTNDMLASDVIGINIFNQAEHIFEFKPGPVFTQILLADEINRCSPKTQSALLEAMEEGCVTVDGVRHALPQPFWVIATQNPLFQSGTYALPESQLDRFLMRLSLGYPSRQAERILLQQDSRQALISTIEHVFSQQDILNLQQLARNIYLSDVVLDYILDLAEMTRKGRHGLSTRGILALKKATQAYALLEKRSYATTDDVQAVFNAVVSHRLGTTDAESYKLLQSVAVS